Proteins found in one Melospiza melodia melodia isolate bMelMel2 unplaced genomic scaffold, bMelMel2.pri scaffold_138, whole genome shotgun sequence genomic segment:
- the LOC134433107 gene encoding putative STAG3-like protein 2 — translation MNGIFKGVFVHRYRDVVPEIRGICMEELGVWVRKFPSSFLTDSHLKYLGWTLHDKQGEVRLRCVRALQGIYGVPEMAPGLELFTDRFKPRLVAMAHDKEPQVALEVLRLLTDMDRNLEEALSPEDCQSIFPVVFVSSRALASAAGSFLCQR, via the exons atgAACGGGATCTTCAAGGGCGTCTTCGTGCATCGGTACCg GGACGTGGTGCCCGAGATCCGCGGGATCTGCATGGAGGAGCTCGGGGTGTGGGTGAGGAAATTCCCCAGCTCCTTCCTCACTGACAGCCACCTGAAATACCTGGGCTGGACCCTGCACGACAAG CAGGGGGAGGTTCGGCTGCGCTGCGTGAGGGCCCTGCAGGGAATTTATGGAGTCCCCGAGATGGCCCCGGGCCTGGAGCTCTTCACTGACAGGTTCAAG ccccggctggtggccatggcTCACGACAAGGAGCCCCAGGTGGCCCtggaggtgctgaggctgctcacggacatggacag GAACCTGGAGGAGGCGCTGAGCCCCGAGGATTGCCAGAGCATCTTCCCCGTGGTGTTCGTCAGCAGCCGCGCCCTCGCCTCGGCCGCGGGCAGCTTCCTGTGCCAGAGGTga
- the LOC134433108 gene encoding cohesin subunit SA-3-like encodes MAPRRSPRLRASGSSSGSSSGPAPGSAPRGSGSPSSPHSPEFPDDSDSGSDFEASLRPRSKRGPPRAAPRNRAPKRSRLSRGAGRDPEPNSPEQNSLFEAVFSGKVATETLVDEWLEWYPAGQGGRVPGAAQLHRALLRLQGRGDPRDVPELQNSEIIRRLTETFQEDSPEYPLSMSTPEWRRFRDSPDYPLSMSTPEWRRFRVGFSELLAVLVLRGQHRELQDGFLMDSLLSFLTGLADSQVRPFRHTGTLAALKLMSSLVEVALGVGQAAGELSAPVWGRKGKRARPEGQRAPRGTQGQTAAGGAEMG; translated from the exons ATGGCTCCGCGGCGCTCCCCCCGGCTCCGTGCCTCGGGCTCCTCCTCAGGCTCCTcctccggccccgctccgggctCGGCCCCGCGGGGCAGcggctcccccagctccccgcACAGCCC GGAATTCCCGGACGATTCCGACTCCGGCAGCGACTTCGAGGCCTCTCTGCGGCCCCGGAGCAAGCGGGGCCCGCCCCGAGCAGCCCCCAGGAACCGC GCCCCGAAGCGCTCCCGCCTCTCCCGCGGGGCTGGGCGGGACCCGGAGCCGAATTCCCCGGAGCAGAATTCCCTGTTCGAGGCCGTGTTTTCGGGAAAAGTGGCCACGGAG ACGCTGGTGGATGAGTGGCTGGAGTGGTACCCGGCGGGACAGGGAGGCCGCGTTCCTGGAGCTGCTCAACTTCACCGTGCGCTCCTGCGGCTGCAGGG gcgTGGTGACCCCAGAGATGTTCCGGAGCTGCAGAACTCCGAGATCATCCGGAGGCTCACGGAGACCTTCCAGGAG gACTCCCCAGAGTACCCCCTGTCCATGAGCACCCCCGAGTGGCGCCGGTTCCGT gACTCCCCAGACTATCCATTGTCCATGAGCACCCCCGAGTGGCGCCGGTTCCGTGTGGGAttttcagagctgctggcagtgctggtgctgcgggggcagcaccgggagctgcaggacgGGTTCCTCATGGACTCCCTGCTCTCGTTCCTCACCGGCCTGGCCGACTCCCAGGTGCGGCCCTTCCGCCACACCGGCACCCTGGCAG CCCTGAAGCTGATGAGCTCGCTGGTGGAGGTGGCGCTGGGCGTGGGGCAAGCAGCAGGAGAACTGTCAGCGCCAGTTTGGggcagaaaagggaaaagagCCCGGCCGGAGGGGCAGCGAGCGCCTCGAGGCACTCAGGGACAGACAGCTGCAGGTGGGGCTGAAATGGGCTGA